From a single Pseudomonas triticicola genomic region:
- a CDS encoding hybrid sensor histidine kinase/response regulator, whose protein sequence is MDIKFTHRLSYKQARLTVLVGFILGTLLSLLQIGIDYASEDASINREILALLEISHNPASRIAYNIDAELAQELTLGLLRSPAIIAAQLIDNNDTVLANVKRPELQSSYRLISDFLFGAKRHFEDRLYLDHLPNESLGVLKLEVDTYAFGSRFLRRAEVTLLNGFARSLLLTGILLALFYVMLTKPLVRVIRELSGRDPRSAEPTTLECPAGHGNDEIGVLVKVANQQFENIATEIQQRRTAENRLTEYLAQLEDIVSARTAELKAINARLSQSNEELEVARRTALDMAEARSAFLANMSHEIRTPLNGLLGMIALSLDGPLNAEQQQQLSIAHDSGKVLVELLNDILDLSKFDAGQLELENIPFDLGSLIEDTANLLSQNAAPSVELTCLIEPHFPALVLGDPTRVRQIVSNLLSNALKFTRFGRVDVRLSAHRNGVRIEVCDTGIGIAQEAQVKIFQPFTQAGAGITRQYGGTGLGLALTYNLCEAMQGRLTISSESGFGSQFCAELPLPCHTRALPPQPLRGKVLAITAASSGLAELLKSLLPVWGLEYTQRTIDDSLLGLNPDVLITDCPECLFGLRPSITAPILLVTAYGSFLPSEEAAALAPLQQQARPLARNALYQHLRRILQPEVAALTEAQADASPSARRGKVLLVEDNPVNQLVAKGMLGKLGCDVVVAGHGAEALDQLEFADFDLVLMDCNMPVMDGYEASRQIRQSGRWPNLPIVALTANAMSEERERCRAAGMSDYLAKPFRREELAALLDQWMPTTKAL, encoded by the coding sequence ATGGATATCAAATTCACCCACCGGCTGTCTTACAAGCAAGCCAGGCTTACCGTGCTGGTCGGGTTCATTCTGGGCACCCTGCTCAGTCTGCTGCAGATCGGCATCGATTATGCCAGCGAAGACGCTTCCATCAACCGGGAAATCCTCGCACTGCTGGAAATCAGCCACAATCCGGCCTCGCGCATCGCCTACAACATCGATGCCGAACTGGCGCAGGAGCTCACCCTCGGCCTGCTGCGCTCGCCGGCGATCATCGCCGCGCAACTGATCGACAACAACGACACCGTGCTGGCCAACGTCAAACGCCCGGAACTGCAGAGCAGCTATCGGCTGATCAGCGACTTCCTGTTCGGCGCCAAGCGTCATTTCGAAGATCGCCTGTACCTCGACCATTTGCCCAACGAATCCCTCGGCGTCCTCAAACTGGAAGTCGACACTTACGCCTTTGGCAGCCGCTTCTTGCGCCGCGCGGAAGTCACCCTGCTCAACGGTTTCGCCCGCAGTCTGCTGCTGACCGGGATTCTCCTGGCGCTGTTCTACGTGATGCTGACCAAACCACTGGTGCGGGTCATCCGTGAACTCAGCGGCCGCGACCCGCGCAGCGCCGAGCCGACCACGCTTGAGTGCCCCGCCGGCCACGGCAACGATGAAATCGGCGTGCTGGTCAAAGTCGCCAATCAGCAGTTCGAAAACATCGCCACCGAAATCCAGCAAAGGCGCACCGCGGAAAACCGCCTCACCGAATACCTCGCGCAACTGGAAGACATCGTCTCGGCGCGCACCGCCGAACTCAAGGCAATCAACGCCCGCCTCAGTCAATCCAACGAAGAGCTCGAAGTGGCCCGCCGCACTGCGCTGGACATGGCCGAAGCGCGTTCGGCGTTTCTGGCCAACATGAGCCATGAAATCCGTACACCACTCAACGGCCTGCTAGGGATGATCGCGCTGTCGCTGGACGGCCCGCTCAACGCCGAGCAGCAGCAACAACTGTCGATCGCCCACGACTCGGGCAAGGTGCTGGTGGAACTGCTCAACGATATTCTCGACCTGTCGAAATTCGACGCCGGGCAACTGGAGCTGGAAAACATCCCGTTCGACCTCGGCTCGCTGATCGAAGACACTGCCAACCTGCTCTCGCAGAACGCCGCGCCGAGCGTAGAGCTGACCTGCCTGATCGAGCCGCACTTCCCGGCGCTGGTGCTGGGCGACCCGACCCGGGTGCGGCAGATCGTCAGCAACCTGCTGTCCAACGCGCTGAAATTCACCCGCTTCGGTCGCGTCGATGTGCGTCTGTCGGCGCACAGGAATGGCGTGCGCATCGAAGTCTGCGACACCGGCATCGGCATCGCCCAGGAAGCGCAGGTGAAAATCTTCCAGCCGTTCACCCAGGCCGGCGCTGGTATCACCCGTCAGTACGGCGGCACCGGGCTGGGGCTCGCGCTAACGTACAACCTGTGCGAAGCGATGCAGGGTCGGCTGACCATCAGTTCCGAAAGCGGCTTCGGCAGCCAGTTCTGCGCCGAACTGCCACTGCCCTGCCACACTCGCGCCCTCCCTCCGCAGCCGTTACGTGGCAAGGTCCTCGCCATTACTGCAGCCAGCAGTGGCCTGGCGGAATTGCTGAAAAGCCTGTTGCCGGTGTGGGGCCTGGAATACACGCAGCGCACCATTGATGATTCGCTGCTGGGCCTGAATCCGGATGTGCTGATCACCGATTGTCCGGAATGCCTGTTCGGTCTGCGCCCGAGCATCACCGCGCCGATTCTGCTGGTGACTGCTTACGGCAGTTTTCTGCCCAGCGAAGAAGCCGCCGCCCTCGCCCCCTTGCAGCAGCAGGCCCGGCCGCTGGCGCGCAACGCGCTGTACCAGCATCTGCGACGGATTCTGCAACCGGAGGTCGCCGCCCTCACCGAAGCGCAAGCGGACGCCTCGCCGTCCGCGCGTCGGGGCAAGGTGCTGCTGGTCGAGGACAACCCGGTCAATCAACTGGTGGCAAAAGGCATGCTTGGCAAGCTTGGCTGCGATGTGGTGGTGGCGGGGCATGGCGCCGAGGCGCTGGATCAGCTGGAGTTTGCCGATTTCGATCTGGTGCTGATGGACTGCAACATGCCGGTGATGGATGGCTATGAAGCCAGTCGGCAGATTCGCCAGAGCGGGCGCTGGCCGAATCTGCCGATTGTCGCGCTGACCGCCAATGCCATGTCCGAGGAACGCGAACGCTGCCGCGCGGCGGGCATGAGCGACTATCTGGCCAAACCGTTTCGCCGCGAAGAACTCGCCGCGTTGCTCGATCAGTGGATGCCGACTACGAAAGCCCTTTGA
- a CDS encoding ATP-binding protein, translating to MDSRLNAFLERAESVLARIEPLLPAPRPVIDWNTCLAARWQRDGRSGYLLPLEVSLDMRLSDLIGVDRQLEQLGRNTQQFLDGMPANHALLWGSRGTGKSSLVRALLAEHAAAGLRLIEIERDHLADLPRVVEQVAKLPQRFVLFCDDLSFESGEGDYRVLKSVLDGSLEQAPDNVLLYATSNRRHLVPEKESDNENWKRVDGELHPSEAVEDKIALSDRFGLWLSFYPFTQEHFLNVVEHWIGQLAAKAGLSWQRDEALDILAVRWATGRGNRNGRCAYQFARYWVGLKLLEHKA from the coding sequence GTGGATTCCCGATTGAATGCTTTTCTTGAACGCGCCGAGTCGGTTCTGGCGCGAATCGAACCACTGTTGCCGGCACCGCGCCCCGTCATTGACTGGAACACATGCCTGGCAGCGCGCTGGCAGCGTGACGGTCGCAGCGGCTACCTGTTGCCGCTGGAAGTCAGCCTCGACATGCGTCTGTCCGACCTGATCGGCGTCGACCGTCAGCTGGAGCAGTTGGGGCGCAACACCCAACAATTTCTTGATGGCATGCCGGCCAACCACGCCTTGCTCTGGGGCTCGCGCGGTACCGGCAAGTCTTCGCTGGTGCGTGCGTTGCTGGCCGAGCATGCCGCTGCCGGCCTGCGACTGATCGAGATCGAACGCGATCACCTGGCTGACCTGCCACGGGTGGTCGAGCAAGTCGCCAAATTGCCGCAACGTTTCGTGCTGTTCTGCGATGACCTGTCGTTCGAATCCGGCGAAGGCGACTATCGCGTGCTGAAGAGCGTGCTCGACGGTTCGCTTGAGCAGGCCCCCGACAACGTCTTGCTGTACGCCACTTCCAACCGCCGCCACCTGGTGCCGGAAAAGGAAAGCGACAACGAAAACTGGAAGCGCGTCGACGGCGAACTGCACCCGAGCGAAGCGGTGGAAGACAAGATCGCCCTGTCTGACCGTTTCGGTCTGTGGCTGTCGTTCTACCCGTTTACCCAGGAACATTTTCTCAACGTCGTCGAGCACTGGATCGGCCAGTTGGCCGCCAAGGCCGGCCTGAGCTGGCAGCGCGACGAAGCACTGGACATCCTCGCCGTGCGCTGGGCCACCGGCCGCGGTAATCGCAACGGACGTTGCGCGTATCAATTCGCCCGCTACTGGGTGGGACTGAAATTGCTGGAGCACAAGGCATGA
- the htpX gene encoding protease HtpX has protein sequence MMRILLFLATNLAVVLIASITLSLFGFNGFMAANGVDLDLSQLLVFCAVFGFAGSLFSLFISKWMAKMSTGTQIISQPRTRHEQWLLQTVEQLSREAGIKMPEVGIFPAYEANAFATGWNKNDALVAVSQGLLERFSPDEVKAVLAHEIGHVANGDMVTLALIQGVVNTFVMFFARIIGNFVDKVIFKNEEGQGIAYYVATIFAELVLGILASAIVMWFSRKREFRADEAGARLAGTSAMIGALQRLRAEQGLPVHMPDTLNAFGINGGIKQGFARMFMSHPPLEERIDALRRRG, from the coding sequence ATGATGCGCATCCTGCTGTTTTTGGCCACTAACCTGGCGGTCGTGCTGATAGCCAGCATCACCCTGAGCCTGTTCGGCTTCAACGGGTTCATGGCGGCCAACGGGGTCGACCTCGACCTCAGTCAGCTGCTGGTTTTCTGTGCGGTCTTTGGTTTCGCCGGCTCGCTGTTCTCGCTGTTCATCTCCAAGTGGATGGCGAAGATGAGCACCGGCACGCAAATCATCAGCCAGCCACGCACCCGTCATGAGCAATGGCTGCTGCAAACGGTCGAGCAATTGTCCCGCGAAGCCGGGATCAAGATGCCTGAAGTCGGGATTTTCCCGGCCTACGAAGCGAATGCTTTCGCTACCGGCTGGAACAAGAACGACGCGCTGGTCGCGGTCAGCCAGGGCCTGCTCGAGCGATTCTCGCCCGATGAAGTGAAAGCCGTACTGGCCCACGAAATCGGTCACGTCGCCAACGGCGACATGGTCACGCTGGCGCTGATCCAGGGCGTGGTGAACACCTTTGTGATGTTCTTCGCGCGGATCATCGGCAACTTCGTCGACAAGGTCATCTTCAAGAACGAAGAAGGCCAGGGCATCGCTTACTACGTGGCGACCATCTTCGCCGAACTGGTGCTGGGCATCCTCGCCAGCGCAATCGTCATGTGGTTCTCGCGCAAGCGCGAATTCCGTGCCGACGAAGCCGGCGCCCGCCTGGCCGGTACCAGCGCGATGATTGGCGCTCTGCAACGTCTGCGTGCCGAACAGGGCCTGCCGGTGCATATGCCCGACACCCTGAACGCCTTCGGCATCAACGGTGGCATCAAACAGGGCTTCGCCCGCATGTTCATGAGCCACCCACCGCTGGAAGAGCGTATTGACGCATTGCGTCGTCGCGGTTGA
- a CDS encoding crotonase/enoyl-CoA hydratase family protein — MNQPCAGRVSRERRGHVHLIGLDRAAKRNAFDIDLLNDLSLAYGEFEADREARVAVVFGHGEHFTAGLDLVNASAALAEGWQVPSGGCDPWGVFVGPRVSKPVIVAAQGYCLTIGIELMLAADINLCASNTRFAQMEVQRGIFPFGGATLRFQQIAGWGNAMRWLLTGDEFDAHDALHLGLVQEVMASEDLLPRAIELAERIARQAPLGVQATLMSARQARYEGETAAAQALPALVKKLLATEDAREGVRSLVERRPGIFKGV; from the coding sequence ATGAATCAGCCCTGCGCAGGCCGCGTCAGCCGAGAACGTCGTGGTCATGTGCACTTGATCGGCCTCGATCGGGCGGCCAAGCGCAACGCTTTCGATATCGACCTGCTCAACGATCTGAGCCTGGCCTACGGCGAATTCGAAGCCGACCGCGAAGCGCGGGTCGCCGTGGTGTTCGGCCATGGCGAACACTTCACCGCCGGGCTCGATCTGGTCAATGCCAGCGCGGCGCTGGCCGAAGGTTGGCAGGTTCCGAGCGGCGGCTGCGATCCCTGGGGCGTTTTCGTCGGCCCACGGGTGAGCAAACCGGTCATCGTCGCCGCGCAGGGTTACTGCCTGACCATCGGCATCGAGCTGATGCTGGCGGCGGACATCAACCTGTGCGCGAGCAACACTCGCTTCGCGCAGATGGAAGTACAGCGTGGGATCTTTCCGTTTGGCGGCGCGACTTTGCGTTTCCAGCAGATCGCCGGCTGGGGCAACGCGATGCGCTGGTTGCTCACCGGCGATGAATTTGATGCCCACGATGCCTTGCATCTGGGCTTGGTGCAGGAAGTGATGGCCAGTGAGGATTTGCTGCCAAGGGCGATTGAGCTAGCCGAACGGATTGCCCGGCAGGCACCGCTGGGCGTGCAGGCGACCTTGATGTCAGCGAGACAGGCGCGTTATGAGGGGGAGACAGCGGCGGCGCAGGCATTACCGGCGCTGGTGAAGAAGTTGCTCGCCACTGAAGATGCCCGGGAGGGAGTGCGATCGTTGGTGGAGCGGCGGCCCGGGATCTTCAAAGGGGTGTGA
- a CDS encoding DODA-type extradiol aromatic ring-opening family dioxygenase: protein MLPSLFISHGSPMLALEPGASGPALARMGAELPRPKAIVIVSAHWESQELLVSSHPHPETWHDFGGFPRALFEVQYPAPGNQQLAAEVAELLNANDLPARLDPQRPFDHGVWVPLSLMYPQADIPVVQVSLPSRGGPALQTRVGRALASLREHGILLIGSGSITHNLRELDWHAGPESIEPWARDFRDWMIDKLAANDETALHDYRQQAPNAVRSHPSDEHLLPLYFARGAGGVFSVAHQGFTMGALGMDIYRFG from the coding sequence ATGTTGCCCAGCCTGTTTATCTCCCACGGTTCACCGATGCTCGCGCTGGAGCCCGGTGCCAGCGGCCCGGCACTGGCGCGAATGGGCGCCGAACTGCCGCGCCCCAAAGCCATCGTCATCGTCTCGGCGCACTGGGAAAGCCAGGAACTGCTGGTCAGCAGCCACCCGCATCCGGAAACCTGGCACGACTTCGGCGGTTTCCCCCGTGCGCTGTTTGAAGTGCAGTACCCGGCACCGGGCAATCAGCAACTGGCCGCCGAAGTGGCTGAATTGCTGAACGCCAATGACCTGCCGGCGCGGCTCGATCCGCAACGACCGTTTGATCATGGTGTCTGGGTGCCGCTGTCGTTGATGTATCCGCAGGCCGACATTCCGGTGGTGCAAGTCTCGCTGCCGAGTCGTGGCGGGCCGGCGTTGCAGACGCGAGTTGGCCGTGCGCTGGCGAGCCTGCGCGAACACGGCATTCTGTTGATCGGCTCCGGTAGCATCACCCACAATCTCCGCGAGCTGGACTGGCATGCCGGCCCGGAAAGCATTGAACCGTGGGCGCGGGATTTCCGTGACTGGATGATCGACAAGCTGGCCGCCAACGATGAAACGGCGCTGCATGATTATCGCCAGCAGGCGCCAAATGCGGTGCGCAGTCACCCCAGTGATGAGCATTTGTTGCCGTTGTATTTTGCGCGCGGTGCTGGCGGGGTTTTCAGCGTGGCGCATCAGGGTTTCACGATGGGCGCGCTGGGCATGGATATCTATCGCTTCGGTTGA
- a CDS encoding MarR family winged helix-turn-helix transcriptional regulator yields the protein MSQPGDSLKLDSQLCFKLYAASRAVIRAYKPMLDQLGLTYPQYLAMLVLWEWQDAAPEQPTVKALGERLALDSGTLTPLLKRLEQIDLVQRRRSARDEREVHLSLTPAGQALREQVGPLKARLLCDSGVDLDRLNGLRAGLDHLLGQIKGLS from the coding sequence ATGAGTCAGCCGGGTGATTCGCTGAAGCTCGACAGCCAGTTGTGCTTCAAGCTGTACGCGGCCTCGCGGGCGGTGATTCGCGCCTACAAGCCGATGCTCGATCAGTTGGGCCTGACCTACCCGCAGTACCTGGCGATGCTGGTGCTGTGGGAATGGCAGGACGCTGCGCCGGAGCAACCGACGGTCAAGGCCTTGGGCGAACGCTTGGCCCTGGATTCGGGGACGTTGACGCCTTTGCTCAAGCGTCTGGAGCAGATCGATCTGGTCCAGCGTCGGCGCTCGGCGCGGGATGAACGCGAAGTTCATTTGAGCCTGACGCCTGCAGGGCAAGCATTGCGCGAGCAGGTCGGGCCGCTGAAAGCGCGCCTGCTCTGCGACAGTGGCGTTGATCTGGACCGGCTCAATGGTTTGCGCGCCGGCCTCGATCACTTGCTCGGGCAGATCAAAGGGCTTTCGTAG
- a CDS encoding pyridoxal phosphate-dependent aminotransferase has protein sequence MQFSKSNKLANVCYDIRGPVLKHAKRLEEEGQRILKLNIGNPAPFGFEAPDEILQDVIRNLPTAQGYSDSKGLFSARKAVMQYYQQKQVEGVGIEDIYLGNGVSELIVMSLQALLNNGDEVLVPAPDYPLWTAAVSLAGGNAVHYLCDEGADWFPDLADIKAKITPNTKAMVIINPNNPTGAVYSKEVLLGMLEIARAHNLVVFSDEIYDKILYDDAVHICTASLAPDLLCLTFNGLSKSYRVAGFRSGWIAISGPKHNAQSYIEGIDMLANMRLCANVPSQHAIQTALGGYQSINDLVLPQGRLLEQRNRTWELLNDIPGVSCVKPMGALYAFPKIDPKVCPIHNDEKFVLDLLLSEKLLVVQGTAFNWPWPDHFRVVTLPRVDDLEMAIGRIGNFLKSYRQ, from the coding sequence ATGCAGTTCAGCAAATCGAACAAGCTCGCCAACGTCTGCTACGACATTCGCGGCCCGGTGCTCAAGCACGCCAAACGACTGGAAGAGGAAGGCCAGCGCATCCTCAAGCTGAACATCGGCAACCCGGCGCCGTTTGGTTTCGAAGCGCCGGACGAAATCCTCCAGGACGTGATCCGCAACCTGCCGACCGCGCAGGGCTACAGCGATTCCAAAGGCCTGTTCAGCGCGCGCAAGGCGGTGATGCAGTACTACCAGCAGAAGCAGGTTGAAGGTGTCGGCATCGAAGACATCTACCTGGGCAACGGTGTGTCCGAGCTTATCGTGATGTCGCTGCAGGCGCTGCTCAACAACGGCGACGAAGTGCTGGTGCCAGCCCCGGACTATCCGCTGTGGACCGCTGCCGTCAGCCTCGCTGGCGGTAACGCTGTGCATTATCTGTGCGACGAAGGCGCCGACTGGTTCCCGGATCTGGCCGACATCAAGGCCAAGATCACCCCGAACACCAAGGCCATGGTGATCATCAACCCGAACAACCCGACCGGTGCGGTGTACTCGAAGGAAGTGTTGCTGGGCATGCTGGAAATCGCCCGGGCGCATAATCTGGTGGTGTTCTCCGACGAGATCTACGACAAGATTCTTTATGACGACGCCGTGCACATCTGCACCGCTTCGCTGGCCCCGGACCTGCTCTGCCTGACCTTCAACGGCCTGTCGAAATCCTACCGCGTGGCCGGTTTCCGCTCCGGCTGGATTGCCATTTCCGGGCCGAAACACAACGCGCAGAGTTACATCGAAGGCATCGACATGCTAGCCAACATGCGCCTGTGCGCCAACGTGCCGAGCCAGCACGCGATCCAGACCGCGCTGGGGGGCTACCAGAGCATCAACGATCTGGTGCTGCCGCAGGGTCGCCTGCTGGAGCAGCGCAATCGCACCTGGGAGTTGCTCAACGATATTCCCGGCGTCAGCTGCGTGAAGCCGATGGGCGCGCTGTACGCGTTCCCGAAAATTGACCCGAAGGTGTGCCCGATCCATAACGACGAGAAATTCGTGCTTGATCTGCTGCTTTCCGAGAAGCTGCTGGTGGTGCAGGGCACAGCGTTCAACTGGCCGTGGCCGGACCACTTCCGCGTGGTCACCCTGCCCCGCGTCGATGATCTGGAAATGGCCATCGGCCGCATCGGCAACTTCCTCAAGTCCTACCGCCAGTAA
- a CDS encoding DEAD/DEAH box helicase yields MTQETGGFAAFNLNPNILAAVAATGYEEPSAIQQQSIPIIMAGQDMIGQAQTGTGKTAAFALPILHRIDPAKREPQALILAPTRELALQVATAFETYAKQMPGVTVVAVYGGAPMGPQLKAIRNGAQIVVATPGRLCDHLRRDEKVLSTVNHLVLDEADEMLKLGFMDDLEVIFKALPSTRQTVLFSATLPQSIRAIAERHLRDPQHVKIQTKTQTVTAIEQAHLLVHADQKTSAVLSLLEVEDFDALIMFVRTKQATLDLASALDAKGYKAAALNGDIAQNQRERVIDSLKDGRLDIVVATDVAARGLDVPRITHVFNVDMPYDPESYVHRIGRTGRAGREGRALLLVTPRERRMLQVIERVTGQKVAEVRLPDAQAVLDARIKKLTNSLSPLVADAESTHGELLDRLTADIGCTPRALAAALLRKATNGQALNLAAIEKERPLVPNNAPRGDRPERSGDRPDRGDRERRAPMPLGEGRARCRTALGARDGIAAKNLLGAILNEGGLAREAIGRIQVRDSFSLVELPEEGLEKLLTKLKDTRVAGKQLKLRRYRED; encoded by the coding sequence ATGACCCAGGAAACCGGCGGATTCGCCGCTTTTAATCTCAACCCGAATATTCTTGCAGCCGTCGCAGCGACTGGCTACGAAGAGCCTTCGGCGATTCAGCAGCAATCGATCCCGATCATCATGGCCGGCCAGGACATGATTGGCCAGGCGCAAACCGGTACCGGTAAAACCGCCGCGTTCGCACTGCCTATTCTGCACCGCATCGATCCTGCCAAGCGCGAACCGCAAGCCCTGATCCTGGCGCCAACCCGAGAGTTGGCGCTGCAAGTAGCAACCGCTTTTGAAACCTACGCCAAGCAAATGCCAGGCGTCACCGTCGTGGCTGTCTACGGCGGCGCGCCGATGGGCCCGCAACTCAAGGCAATCCGTAATGGCGCACAGATTGTTGTCGCTACTCCGGGGCGTCTGTGCGACCACCTGCGTCGCGACGAGAAAGTCCTGTCGACCGTGAACCATCTGGTTCTCGACGAAGCTGACGAAATGTTGAAGCTGGGCTTCATGGATGACCTGGAAGTCATCTTCAAGGCTCTGCCATCGACCCGCCAGACCGTGCTGTTCTCGGCGACCCTGCCGCAGTCGATCCGCGCCATTGCCGAACGCCACCTGCGCGATCCGCAACACGTCAAGATCCAGACCAAGACCCAGACCGTTACCGCGATCGAACAGGCTCACCTGTTGGTTCACGCTGACCAGAAAACCTCGGCCGTACTCAGCCTGCTGGAAGTCGAAGACTTCGACGCCCTGATCATGTTCGTGCGCACCAAGCAAGCGACCCTGGACCTGGCCAGCGCCCTCGACGCCAAAGGCTACAAAGCCGCCGCGTTGAACGGTGATATCGCCCAGAACCAGCGTGAGCGCGTGATCGACTCGCTCAAGGATGGCCGTCTGGACATCGTTGTTGCTACCGACGTTGCTGCTCGTGGTCTCGACGTTCCGCGCATCACTCACGTGTTCAACGTTGACATGCCGTACGACCCGGAATCCTACGTGCACCGTATCGGCCGTACCGGCCGTGCCGGTCGCGAGGGTCGTGCACTGCTGCTGGTGACTCCACGTGAGCGCCGCATGCTGCAAGTGATCGAGCGCGTAACCGGGCAGAAAGTTGCCGAAGTACGCCTGCCAGACGCTCAGGCCGTTCTCGATGCTCGCATCAAGAAACTGACCAACAGCCTGTCGCCGCTGGTTGCTGATGCCGAATCGACTCACGGTGAGCTGCTCGACCGCCTGACTGCCGACATCGGTTGCACCCCGCGTGCTCTGGCTGCTGCGCTGCTGCGCAAGGCCACCAATGGTCAAGCGCTGAACCTGGCCGCGATCGAGAAGGAACGTCCACTGGTGCCGAACAACGCACCGCGTGGCGACCGTCCTGAGCGTTCCGGTGATCGTCCTGATCGTGGTGACCGCGAGCGTCGCGCGCCAATGCCGCTGGGCGAAGGCCGCGCTCGTTGCCGTACCGCGCTGGGTGCGCGTGACGGTATCGCTGCGAAAAACCTGCTGGGCGCCATCCTCAACGAAGGCGGTCTGGCCCGTGAAGCGATCGGTCGCATCCAGGTGCGTGACAGCTTCAGCCTCGTCGAGCTGCCGGAAGAAGGTCTGGAAAAACTCCTGACCAAACTGAAGGACACTCGCGTGGCCGGTAAGCAGCTCAAGCTGCGTCGCTACCGCGAAGATTGA
- a CDS encoding thiopurine S-methyltransferase, with the protein MQPEFWYKKWDSNQIGFHQSEANPYMQRYWPELAIAPSARVLVPLCGKSLDLLWLAGQGHQVIGVELAEKAVEEFFSDHQLQPQISEKGPFKVYRSDAIELWCGDFFALTAEDVAGCTALYDRAALIALPDAMRQRYAAHLQQLLAPEMKGLVITLDYDQTQIPAPPFAVNDDEVQRLLGQGWQLEKLEERDILAESPKFLQGGVEWLVERVYRVSSR; encoded by the coding sequence ATGCAGCCTGAGTTTTGGTACAAGAAATGGGATTCGAACCAGATCGGCTTTCATCAGTCCGAGGCCAACCCGTATATGCAGCGCTATTGGCCGGAGCTGGCGATTGCACCGTCAGCACGCGTGCTGGTGCCGCTGTGCGGCAAGAGTCTGGATCTGCTCTGGCTTGCCGGGCAGGGACATCAGGTGATTGGGGTTGAGCTAGCGGAAAAGGCTGTCGAGGAGTTTTTCAGCGATCATCAATTGCAGCCGCAGATCAGCGAGAAGGGCCCATTCAAGGTTTATCGCAGTGATGCCATCGAACTGTGGTGCGGGGATTTTTTCGCGCTGACGGCAGAGGATGTTGCCGGTTGCACCGCGCTGTATGACCGCGCCGCGCTGATTGCCTTGCCGGACGCGATGCGCCAGCGCTACGCGGCGCATCTGCAGCAGTTGCTGGCGCCAGAGATGAAGGGGCTGGTGATTACCCTGGATTACGATCAGACGCAGATTCCGGCGCCGCCGTTTGCGGTGAATGATGATGAGGTGCAGCGGTTGCTGGGCCAGGGTTGGCAACTGGAGAAACTGGAAGAGCGAGATATTCTGGCTGAGAGCCCCAAGTTTCTGCAGGGCGGGGTTGAGTGGTTGGTGGAGCGGGTTTATCGGGTTTCTTCCAGATAG
- the msrB gene encoding peptide-methionine (R)-S-oxide reductase MsrB: protein MEKLQKTLEEWKAMLDPEQYNVCRLSATERPFSGKYNDTKTDGVYHCVCCNEPLFDSKTKFDSGCGWPSFYAPIGESAMTEIRDTSHGMIRTEVKCARCDAHLGHVFPDGPPPTGLRYCINSVCLNLEPRE, encoded by the coding sequence ATGGAAAAGTTGCAGAAAACCCTGGAAGAGTGGAAGGCCATGCTCGACCCCGAGCAATACAACGTCTGCCGTCTGAGTGCTACCGAGCGTCCGTTCTCGGGCAAATACAACGACACCAAAACCGACGGTGTCTACCACTGTGTCTGCTGCAACGAGCCTTTGTTCGATTCCAAGACCAAATTCGACTCCGGCTGCGGCTGGCCGAGCTTTTACGCGCCGATCGGCGAAAGCGCGATGACAGAAATCCGCGACACTAGCCACGGCATGATTCGCACTGAAGTGAAATGCGCGCGCTGCGATGCGCATCTGGGGCACGTATTCCCGGATGGCCCGCCACCGACCGGCCTGCGTTATTGCATCAACTCGGTGTGCCTGAATCTCGAGCCGCGCGAATAA
- a CDS encoding glutathione peroxidase, with the protein MSDNLLNIPCTTIKGEHKTLADFAGKAVLVVNTASKCGFTPQYKGLEELWQTYKDQGLVVLGFPCNQFGKQEPGNEGAISEFCELNFGVSFPLFKKIDVNGADAHPLFVQLKKRAPGLLGSQGIKWNFTKFLIGKDGQLVKRFAPTTKPQDLSGEIEALLK; encoded by the coding sequence ATGAGCGACAACCTGCTGAATATCCCGTGCACCACCATCAAGGGTGAGCATAAGACCTTGGCCGATTTCGCCGGCAAAGCGGTGCTGGTGGTCAATACCGCGAGCAAGTGTGGCTTCACTCCGCAATACAAGGGCCTCGAAGAACTCTGGCAGACCTACAAGGACCAGGGGCTGGTGGTGTTGGGTTTCCCGTGCAACCAGTTCGGCAAACAGGAGCCGGGCAATGAGGGCGCCATCAGCGAGTTCTGCGAACTGAATTTCGGCGTCAGCTTTCCGCTGTTCAAGAAGATCGACGTCAACGGCGCCGATGCTCACCCGCTGTTCGTGCAGTTGAAGAAGCGCGCCCCGGGCCTGCTCGGCTCGCAGGGCATCAAGTGGAATTTCACCAAGTTCCTGATCGGCAAGGATGGCCAGTTGGTCAAGCGTTTCGCCCCGACGACCAAGCCGCAGGACCTGAGCGGCGAGATCGAAGCTTTGTTGAAATGA